In Desulfobacterales bacterium, the genomic stretch TGCCTCTTTTGCCCCCTTCTTACTTGTAACGACTCGATGGCGCTCTAAATACGGCCTGAGGTATCGGGCGGTAAGCGAGTTTTCAGCTTCCGCCACGGTTTCCGGCGGCCCCCAGGCTACCACCTGGCCGCCGTTTTTTCCGCCTTCCGGGCCGAGGTCGATGATGCAGTCGGCCGCGGCGATCACGTCCATGTCATGCTCGATCACCACCACGGTGTCTCCGCGGTCCACCAGCCGCTGCAGAACAGAGAGGAGCTTGGCCACGTCCGCCATATGAAGCCCGGTGGTGGGCTCATCAAGGATGTAGAAGCCGCCGGCGCTTTGGCGGGCGGTAAGTTCCGAGGCGAGTTTGATGCGCTGGGCCTCGCCGCCGGAGAGCGTCGGGCTGGGCTGGCCGAGCTGGATGTAGCCAAGGCCGATGTCTGATAAAAATCTCAAGGGCCGCGCCATGTCCGGAAATGCGGAAAAAAGATCCAGCGCTTCATCCATGGTCAATGCGAGCACATCCGCGATGGAGCGGCCTTTGAAGGTCACCGCCAGGGTGTCCGGGTTGAAGCGTTTTCCCCCGCACACATCGCAGGGAATGTGAATGACCGGCAGAAGCGGCATCTCCACCCGGTGCCGGCCCTGGCCCTTGCAGGCCTCGCATCGGCCGCCGGAGACGTTGAAGGAAAAACGGCCGGCGGTGTAGCCCCGGGCCCGGGCTTCCGGGGTTCTTGAAAAAACTTGCCGGATGGCGTCCATGATACCCACGTAGGTGGCCGGCACCGAGCGGGGCGTTCGGCCGATGGGTGATTCATCAACCTCCTTGACGCTTTTGATTAATTCTGCGCCGGAAAGATTGGAAAGCAAGGGCGGCAGTTTTTTCCCGGCCAGTTTGGCCCTGATCGCCCGGTAAGTAATGTCCCGGACCAGGGTGGACTTGCCCGACCCGCTGACGCCGGTGACGCAGACCAGCCGGCCCAGGGGAAATTTAACGGTAAGGTCTTTTAAATTATGGCAGTCCACCCCGGCTACGGTGAGATGGCCGGCGTCTTCAAGGGGCCGCCGGTGGGCCGGCGTCATTTTGTCGGTACCCTTGAGCCATTGGCCGGTGACGGAGTCCTTTGTTTTTTCAAGCATTTTAGGGGTGCCGGTGTTGACGATCCGGCCGCCGTAAGTTCCGGCGCCCGGCCCCAGGTCAATCACGTGGTCCGCGGCCCGGATCACGGGCTCTTCATGTTCGACCACCACCACGGTATTCTGGCGGTCGCGCAGATCGCAAAGCGCCTTTACCAGGGCCAGGGCATTGTGGGGGTGAAGCCCCACAGTGGGCTCGTCCAGCACGTAGCAGACCCCGCGCAGGTTGGAGGAGAGCTCTGCGGCGATTCGCACGCGCTGGGCCTCGCCGGTGGACAAGGTGTTGGTGGCCCGGTCCAGGGATAGATAGCCCACCCCCAGGGAATTGAGCAGGGAGAGCCGGGTCATCAGTTCCGGAATAATTTGACGGGTGATGTCATTTGCCCCGGTGTTTAAACCGGAAAGCCAGTCCAGGATCTCGGAAACCGGAAGTGCGGCCGCATTACCAATATGAAAATCGCCGATTTTGATTGCCAGGGCCTCGGGCCTTAAGCGGGTACCACCGCAGGCCGGGCAGGGGCGGGGCTCTGCGTCGCCGTTTTCTTCGTCATTTACAGTTCGTCCGCTCCCCTCGCAGACCGGGCAGGCGCCGAATTTCTGGCTCCATGTAAAAAGCCGCGGATCGGTGACCGGCAGCCCGGCCCCGCATTCCGGGCAAGCCCGGCGGGTTGAGTAGAAATGATCCGCACCGGATCCTTTGGGGGTGACGATAATTGTGCCGGCCCCGGTTTCCAGGCCTTTTTGGATGTCTGCCCGGATATCTGCTTCATGCTTTTTGTCTATCGAGCGGTTGGCTACCACGGCTTCAATGTCGTGGATCCGGTACCGGTCAAGCTTGGGCGGATGCGCGGATTCATATATTTCTCCGTCAATCCGGACTTTTGAATATCCGTTTTTGGCCGCCCGCTTGATGACGTCTTCGTGATAGCCTTTACGTTTGCGGATAAGCGGGGCCAGGACCCAAACCTGCCGGCCGCGGAAATGCGCCATCACCTGGCCGGTGATTTCCTGGGTATTGGCCGCCTTTCCGGGCACGCCGCATTCCGGGCAGAAGGGGGTGCCAAGGGCGGCAAACAGCAGCCGCAGATAGTGATAGGCTTCAGACATGGTCCCCGCCGTTGACATGGCGCCGGCCCGCGAGACTTTCTGCTCAAGGGCCACGGTCGGGGGCAGCGAATCGATCCGGTCCACGTCCGCGCGGGCCAGCGGCTGCATGTATTGCCGGGCATAGGCGGGCAGGCAGTCCAAAAAGCGCTCCCTTCCCTCGGAATAAAGGACGTCGAACGCCAGGGTGGATTTGCCGGACCCGCTCACCCCGGTAATTGCCACCAATTGATTTCTTGGGATGTCAACCGACACATTGTCCAGGTTGTGCTCCCGGGCGCCGGAGATGCGGATGCTTTTGTCGGTTTTGGCGGCCGCCGGTTTTTTATTCATTGAGGGATCGAAATAGCGTTCGGAAACCTGCCGCAGGGCCTTTCCGGTGAGTGTCTCCATTTCGGCGATTGTTTCAGGCGGCCCCTGGCCAATGATGCGGCCGCCCTTTTCCCCGCCTCCCGGACCCATGTCGATAATCCAGTCCGCGGATTCCGCAAGGTCCATGTCATGCTCGATCACTACCACGGAGTGGCCGGCTGCAACCAGTTTCTGAAGGGCGGCCACCAGTTCGGATACATTGGCCGGATGAAGTCCGGTGGTGGGCTCATCCATCAAAAAGAGGAGGTTTTCGGACTGCCGGGCCCGGGCGAGGTGCCGGGCGAGTTTCAGGCGCTGGGCCTCGCCGCCGGAGAGCGTGGGCGCGGACTGGGAAAGGGTCAAATAGCCCAAACCGATATCGATCATGGGCTGCAGGGCATCAGTGATTTTCGCATTGTCGGCAAAAAGCGCCGCCACATCCCGGGCGGGCATGGCCAGCACATCGGCAATGGAATACCCGTTATGCCGGATATTTAACACCTCGGGGGAAAACCGCCGGCCGTCACAGCCCGGGCACTTCACGTAGACATCCGGCAGAAACTGCAGCTCCACCCGTTCAAATCCCGCGCCCTGGCAATGGGGGCAGGCGCCGGCCGCGGTGTTAAAGGAAAATGCCGATCGCGTAAAGCCCATGGTCTTTGCCTGTTCTGTAGCAGCAAATACCGATCGCAGGGGATCAAGCACGCTCATGTAGGTAGCGGCGTTCATCCGCGCGTTTCTGGAGAGCGGGGCCTGGTCGACAAAAACCGTCTCGGCGATCTGCTGGTCACCCAGGATTTCCCGGCATCGGCCCGGCTCCATGACCTCAAGCCCCTTCTGCCGGCGCAGATTTCGATACAAAACCTGATCAATCAAGGTGGATTTTCCGGATCCGCTCACCCCGGTGATGCAGACCAGCATGCCCAGGGGAATGTCCACGTTTAAATCTTTCAGGTTGTTTTCAGCCGCTCCCATTATCCGGAGCTTATTTTGCGTTGTCTGCCGCCGGTTCTCAGGCCGGGGAATTTTTAAATCCCCCTTGAGATATTTGGCGGTTTGGGATTGCCGGCGCTTGATAAGGCCGGCGAGGGTCCCCTGGTGGACAATGCGGCCGCCGTCAAGCCCCGGG encodes the following:
- the uvrA gene encoding excinuclease ABC subunit UvrA codes for the protein MPQNPIRVVNARQNNLKNINVTVPVGAVTVVTGVAGAGKSSLAFEVLYAEGYRRYVETFSPYARQFLERLDRPDADRIDGVLPGIAIGRTSPIQTSRSTVGTITSIDDYLRSLFARAATLYCEGCGKPVRRDTPSSIFEDILAAAEGEAALIGFTRDFGDASAEAIRDTLRQAGFSRVLEEGRAVRLETAGLDAGGVVTVILDRVRIAPDRRSRLIDSVESALRFGGGRMEVRIDGRETPLYFSQTLHCAACDIAYADPVPALFSFNNPIGACDTCNGFGRIIDIDPDLVIPDASLSVEEGCIRPFQTPTFSACQEDLMDFMRRRKLPANMPWRDLSGKVKDLVWNGDPKGAWYGIRDFFDWLQRKRYKKHARIFHSRFRQYLTCPACHGARLKPVALQFRIADQTFADIQQMQISNAADFFRSFTPESPDRATDMLLDEIRSRLRFLRDVGLDYLTLGRQSRTLSGGETQRVTLATALGTSLTNTLYILDEPSVGLHPRDKTRLARVLSKLAADGNAVVVIEHDPAFIQTADRIIDLGPGPGLDGGRIVHQGTLAGLIKRRQSQTAKYLKGDLKIPRPENRRQTTQNKLRIMGAAENNLKDLNVDIPLGMLVCITGVSGSGKSTLIDQVLYRNLRRQKGLEVMEPGRCREILGDQQIAETVFVDQAPLSRNARMNAATYMSVLDPLRSVFAATEQAKTMGFTRSAFSFNTAAGACPHCQGAGFERVELQFLPDVYVKCPGCDGRRFSPEVLNIRHNGYSIADVLAMPARDVAALFADNAKITDALQPMIDIGLGYLTLSQSAPTLSGGEAQRLKLARHLARARQSENLLFLMDEPTTGLHPANVSELVAALQKLVAAGHSVVVIEHDMDLAESADWIIDMGPGGGEKGGRIIGQGPPETIAEMETLTGKALRQVSERYFDPSMNKKPAAAKTDKSIRISGAREHNLDNVSVDIPRNQLVAITGVSGSGKSTLAFDVLYSEGRERFLDCLPAYARQYMQPLARADVDRIDSLPPTVALEQKVSRAGAMSTAGTMSEAYHYLRLLFAALGTPFCPECGVPGKAANTQEITGQVMAHFRGRQVWVLAPLIRKRKGYHEDVIKRAAKNGYSKVRIDGEIYESAHPPKLDRYRIHDIEAVVANRSIDKKHEADIRADIQKGLETGAGTIIVTPKGSGADHFYSTRRACPECGAGLPVTDPRLFTWSQKFGACPVCEGSGRTVNDEENGDAEPRPCPACGGTRLRPEALAIKIGDFHIGNAAALPVSEILDWLSGLNTGANDITRQIIPELMTRLSLLNSLGVGYLSLDRATNTLSTGEAQRVRIAAELSSNLRGVCYVLDEPTVGLHPHNALALVKALCDLRDRQNTVVVVEHEEPVIRAADHVIDLGPGAGTYGGRIVNTGTPKMLEKTKDSVTGQWLKGTDKMTPAHRRPLEDAGHLTVAGVDCHNLKDLTVKFPLGRLVCVTGVSGSGKSTLVRDITYRAIRAKLAGKKLPPLLSNLSGAELIKSVKEVDESPIGRTPRSVPATYVGIMDAIRQVFSRTPEARARGYTAGRFSFNVSGGRCEACKGQGRHRVEMPLLPVIHIPCDVCGGKRFNPDTLAVTFKGRSIADVLALTMDEALDLFSAFPDMARPLRFLSDIGLGYIQLGQPSPTLSGGEAQRIKLASELTARQSAGGFYILDEPTTGLHMADVAKLLSVLQRLVDRGDTVVVIEHDMDVIAAADCIIDLGPEGGKNGGQVVAWGPPETVAEAENSLTARYLRPYLERHRVVTSKKGAKEAK